In the genome of Bacteroidales bacterium, one region contains:
- a CDS encoding DnaJ domain-containing protein encodes MGKFSKWIGGGLGWVLGGPLGAIAGFIIGSVIDSRSEVYKSQAKTTKTTPGGFIVSLLVLTSAVMKADGKATKGELNYVKRFFVKAFGAEEAQEAILMLRDLLKQNIPVDDVCRQIRANMDKYSRLQLFNYLFGVSQADGAITQAELEFLKHIAQLLGLSNEEFKSAKSTFIPDNNWAYEMLEITPSASEEEIKKAYRKMAVKYHPDKVEYLGNDFKKAANEKFVKINQAYDIIKKERNIA; translated from the coding sequence ATGGGAAAATTCTCGAAATGGATAGGTGGCGGACTTGGCTGGGTTTTAGGCGGTCCCTTAGGAGCTATTGCAGGATTTATTATAGGTTCTGTAATAGATTCACGAAGCGAGGTTTATAAAAGTCAAGCCAAAACGACAAAAACAACTCCCGGTGGCTTTATTGTTTCCTTGTTGGTTTTAACATCAGCAGTAATGAAAGCTGATGGCAAAGCTACTAAAGGGGAACTTAATTATGTTAAAAGGTTCTTTGTAAAAGCCTTTGGAGCCGAGGAAGCACAAGAGGCTATTTTAATGTTGCGTGATCTGTTGAAACAAAATATCCCGGTAGATGATGTTTGCAGACAGATCAGAGCAAATATGGATAAATATTCAAGGTTGCAACTTTTTAATTATCTGTTTGGTGTATCTCAAGCTGACGGAGCTATTACGCAAGCAGAGTTAGAGTTCTTAAAACATATTGCGCAATTATTAGGGCTGTCAAATGAGGAGTTTAAGTCAGCGAAATCAACATTTATTCCAGATAACAACTGGGCTTATGAAATGCTGGAAATAACGCCATCAGCAAGTGAAGAAGAGATTAAAAAAGCATATAGGAAAATGGCTGTAAAATATCATCCCGATAAGGTTGAATATTTGGGTAATGATTTTAAAAAGGCGGCAAATGAAAAGTTCGTTAAAATAAATCAGGCATACGATATTATAAAAAAAGAGAGAAATATTGCATAG